From a single Lactococcus allomyrinae genomic region:
- a CDS encoding aspartate aminotransferase family protein, translating to MKDNHSILTEEAESIPESSRVKYFDIVLERGSGALLYDVEGREYIDFLSSASSANVGHCHPKVVKAIQEQAERLIHFTPAYYANEMTASLLTKLAQLAPGNFSKKVALGTSGSDANDAIIKFSRAYTGRPYIISFTGAYHGSTYGSLSLSSVSLNMSRKIGPLLPNIIKLPYPDTHLRMENETDDQFIDRMWQMFTLPFETWLPVEEVAAIIIEPIQGDGGIIAAPKDYLKRLYDFTRKHGIIFAVDEINQGLGRSGKMWSVEHFNIEPDLISVGKSLASGLPLSALIGRTEIMDSLAAPAHVFTTAGNPICAAAAHATLEVIEEEKLVKRSEQLGKQSFEFFQTMKEKYDFIGDTRMYGLDGGIDIVDSNGSPDIDGTTKIIYKLFQLGVIMISLRGNILRFQPPLVITEAQLNKGFKQIEIAFEAYKNNELTLPEHSEKIGW from the coding sequence ATGAAGGATAACCACAGTATCCTAACCGAAGAAGCAGAAAGTATTCCAGAGAGCTCACGCGTCAAATACTTTGATATTGTGCTTGAACGTGGGAGCGGTGCATTGTTATATGATGTGGAGGGACGAGAATATATTGATTTCCTTTCTAGCGCATCCTCTGCAAATGTAGGTCATTGTCACCCTAAAGTTGTCAAGGCGATTCAAGAGCAAGCAGAGCGACTCATTCATTTCACTCCTGCCTATTATGCAAATGAAATGACCGCTTCACTACTGACCAAACTAGCACAGCTTGCTCCAGGAAATTTTTCCAAGAAAGTTGCATTAGGAACGTCTGGCTCGGATGCTAATGATGCAATAATAAAATTTTCTCGCGCCTATACAGGACGACCATATATTATTAGCTTTACCGGAGCTTATCACGGTTCAACCTATGGTTCATTAAGCTTGTCCTCAGTCAGCCTAAATATGTCAAGAAAAATAGGACCACTTTTACCTAATATTATAAAACTCCCTTACCCCGACACACATCTAAGAATGGAAAATGAAACAGATGACCAATTTATAGATAGAATGTGGCAGATGTTTACACTCCCTTTTGAAACATGGTTACCAGTTGAAGAAGTAGCAGCGATCATCATTGAACCTATTCAGGGAGATGGAGGTATCATCGCAGCACCAAAAGACTATCTCAAGCGCCTATACGATTTTACAAGAAAACACGGAATTATTTTTGCAGTTGATGAAATTAATCAAGGACTTGGACGTTCAGGGAAGATGTGGTCTGTTGAACATTTTAACATTGAACCAGATTTAATCAGTGTTGGGAAATCACTGGCATCAGGACTCCCGTTGTCTGCTCTCATAGGACGTACAGAAATTATGGATAGTTTAGCCGCGCCAGCTCACGTATTTACTACGGCAGGAAACCCGATATGTGCAGCAGCAGCCCATGCAACTCTAGAAGTCATTGAAGAAGAAAAACTTGTCAAGCGCTCGGAACAGCTTGGAAAACAATCTTTCGAATTTTTTCAAACAATGAAAGAAAAATATGACTTCATCGGAGATACAAGAATGTATGGACTTGATGGAGGCATTGATATTGTTGATAGCAATGGTAGTCCAGATATAGATGGAACGACTAAAATCATCTACAAATTATTTCAACTTGGTGTCATTATGATTAGTTTACGAGGAAATATTCTCCGCTTTCAACCACCACTAGTCATTACTGAAGCGCAGCTCAACAAAGGATTCAAACAAATTGAAATTGCCTTTGAGGCTTATAAAAATAATGAGCTAACCCTACCAGAACACTCAGAAAAAATAGGCTGGTAA
- a CDS encoding APC family permease — MGFTKRASFSTYYQKDKKLEQVLGVRDFLALGVGTIISTSIFTLPGIVAAEYAGPAVVFSFLLAAIVAGLVAFAYAEMSTVMPFAGSAYSWISVLFGEGFGWIAGWALLAEYFIAVAFVGSGFSATFQNLLGQLNFHMPAALASPFGTKGGIVDLISLLVIAVSSFVVWRGASDAGRVGQILVVLKVAAILVFIFVGLTVIKAHNYVPFIPAHNPKTGFGGVSGILSGVSMIFLAYIGFDSIAANSAEAKNPKRTMPIGILGSLLIAVVLFSAVTLVLVGMHPYSSYAGNAAPVSWALEKAGFGTLSVVVSVVADAGMFVALLGMVLAGSRLLYAFGRDGMLPAKVGNLDKRGLPSNGLLVLTVVAIVIGAFFPFAFLAQLISAGTLVAFIFVSLGMFALRPREGKDLPDASYKMPFYPILPALGAIGSVIVFEMLDPAAKLGAFIWFILGIIVYTLYGSKHGKIKKQ, encoded by the coding sequence ATGGGATTCACAAAACGTGCAAGTTTTAGCACATATTATCAAAAAGATAAAAAATTAGAACAAGTTTTAGGAGTGAGAGATTTCCTTGCCCTCGGGGTTGGAACAATCATCTCCACTTCGATTTTCACCTTACCTGGTATTGTAGCAGCCGAATATGCAGGACCCGCAGTCGTATTCTCATTTTTGTTAGCCGCTATTGTAGCTGGTCTAGTAGCCTTCGCCTATGCAGAGATGTCAACAGTTATGCCATTTGCGGGTTCTGCTTATTCATGGATTTCGGTCTTATTTGGAGAAGGATTTGGATGGATTGCAGGTTGGGCACTCCTTGCTGAATACTTCATTGCAGTTGCCTTTGTAGGTTCTGGATTCTCAGCAACCTTTCAAAACTTACTTGGGCAGCTCAACTTTCATATGCCAGCAGCTTTAGCAAGCCCTTTTGGTACAAAGGGTGGTATTGTTGATTTGATTTCTCTACTAGTTATTGCTGTATCCTCTTTTGTTGTCTGGCGAGGAGCATCAGATGCAGGACGAGTCGGCCAGATTCTTGTCGTCCTAAAAGTTGCAGCTATTCTAGTCTTTATCTTTGTAGGTTTAACCGTCATTAAAGCACACAATTATGTTCCCTTTATCCCAGCTCATAATCCAAAAACAGGTTTTGGAGGAGTTTCTGGTATTTTATCAGGTGTATCAATGATTTTCCTTGCATACATCGGTTTTGATTCCATTGCTGCTAATTCAGCAGAAGCTAAAAATCCGAAACGTACAATGCCCATTGGTATTCTTGGTTCACTACTAATTGCAGTCGTTCTATTCTCAGCGGTAACTTTAGTTCTAGTAGGTATGCACCCTTATTCTTCATACGCAGGAAATGCTGCACCAGTTTCTTGGGCTTTGGAAAAAGCTGGTTTTGGTACACTTTCAGTAGTTGTATCAGTAGTTGCGGACGCAGGGATGTTTGTTGCTTTGCTAGGGATGGTACTGGCGGGTTCTCGTCTACTTTATGCATTTGGACGTGATGGAATGCTTCCAGCAAAAGTAGGAAACCTAGATAAAAGAGGACTTCCGTCCAATGGACTATTAGTGTTGACCGTTGTCGCTATCGTCATTGGCGCATTTTTCCCATTTGCCTTTTTGGCACAACTTATTTCTGCTGGGACCTTGGTAGCATTTATCTTTGTTTCCTTAGGAATGTTTGCCCTTCGTCCAAGAGAAGGAAAGGATTTACCCGACGCAAGTTATAAAATGCCATTTTACCCTATATTGCCAGCACTTGGAGCGATTGGCTCAGTCATCGTCTTTGAAATGCTTGATCCAGCAGCAAAACTAGGAGCATTTATTTGGTTTATTCTTGGAATTATTGTTTATACACTTTATGGAAGTAAGCATGGTAAAATAAAGAAACAGTAA
- the xylA gene encoding xylose isomerase yields the protein MAYFNNISSIQYEGTKTKNMFAFRHYNPEEVVLGKTMAEHLHFALAFWHTITMDGTDPFGGATMERPWDLEGGTELEIAHRRVDAFFEIAEKLGVKYYCFHDIDIAPAGSSLKEFYENLDEITDHLLEKQKETGIKLLWNTANMFSNPRYMNGVSTSNRAEVFAYGAAQVKKGLELSKKLGGENYVFWGGREGYESLLNTDMGLEMDHMAKFFHMAVDYAKSIDHLPVFLIEPKPKEPMTHQYDYDAATAMAFLEKYDLTSYFKLNLETNHAWLAGHTFEHELNTARSFNALGSIDANQGNYLLGWDTDEFPTLVIDITLAMHQILLNGGLGKGGINFDAKVRRTSFKAEDLILAHIAGMDTYARALKGAAAIIEDKFLSDIVEHRYESYKTTEVGRSIEDGTATFESLAAYALEHGDEIELESNHLEHIKSVLNDYLV from the coding sequence ATGGCTTACTTTAACAACATCTCATCCATCCAATATGAAGGTACAAAAACAAAAAACATGTTTGCCTTTCGTCATTACAATCCTGAAGAAGTGGTGCTAGGAAAGACAATGGCTGAACATCTTCATTTTGCATTGGCGTTCTGGCACACAATTACAATGGATGGAACAGACCCATTTGGTGGAGCAACAATGGAGCGACCTTGGGATTTAGAAGGCGGGACAGAGCTTGAAATCGCTCACCGTCGCGTAGATGCATTCTTCGAAATTGCTGAAAAACTAGGAGTGAAATACTATTGTTTCCACGATATCGATATTGCACCAGCAGGTAGTTCGCTCAAAGAATTTTATGAAAACTTGGACGAAATTACTGACCACCTCCTTGAAAAACAAAAAGAAACTGGCATCAAATTGCTTTGGAACACAGCTAATATGTTCTCAAATCCACGTTACATGAATGGGGTGTCAACTTCTAACCGTGCTGAAGTCTTTGCTTATGGTGCTGCACAAGTTAAAAAAGGTTTGGAACTTTCTAAAAAACTCGGTGGTGAAAACTATGTCTTCTGGGGCGGCCGTGAAGGTTATGAATCACTCTTGAATACAGACATGGGACTCGAAATGGACCACATGGCTAAATTCTTCCATATGGCTGTTGATTATGCAAAATCGATTGACCATTTACCAGTCTTCTTGATTGAACCAAAACCAAAAGAACCAATGACACATCAATACGATTATGATGCTGCAACAGCAATGGCTTTCTTAGAAAAATATGATTTGACATCATACTTCAAACTCAACTTGGAAACGAACCATGCTTGGCTTGCTGGTCATACTTTTGAACATGAATTGAACACAGCCCGTAGCTTCAATGCGCTCGGCTCTATTGATGCCAACCAAGGAAATTACTTGCTAGGCTGGGATACAGATGAGTTCCCAACACTTGTGATTGACATCACTTTGGCAATGCATCAAATCCTTTTGAACGGCGGATTGGGTAAAGGCGGAATTAACTTTGATGCGAAAGTACGTCGTACTTCATTCAAGGCTGAAGATTTGATTTTAGCACATATAGCAGGTATGGATACTTATGCGCGTGCACTTAAAGGAGCAGCAGCAATCATTGAAGATAAATTCTTATCAGATATTGTTGAACATCGCTATGAATCATACAAAACAACAGAAGTTGGTCGCTCAATTGAAGATGGTACAGCAACCTTTGAAAGTCTTGCAGCCTATGCTCTTGAACATGGTGATGAAATTGAATTAGAATCTAATCATCTCGAACACATTAAATCAGTTTTGAATGACTATCTTGTTTAA
- a CDS encoding ABC transporter substrate-binding protein encodes MKTSKKVILGTIALASAGLLAACGSSTSASKSSTPKATDKNINLWTFADMKPQIQEYEKENPNGFKIKETVIPYADFQTKLDKVLGTNKAPDMVALDAGFVSKYVDSGMLANLKPYGVKSATKDSFSYTLDIGKDSKGNQVAISYQAAPGAVYYRASLLQKYLGIAPDDQKAAQQAFSNWNQVEKTAETIKEKSGGKAYLFSSLQDMYMPAIGGRTEGWVSKDNKLQIDPSLLTNLDLMKTFVDKGLTQNTVGQNSDWFAGMSSDNIVAYSLPSWGLFYWLKDYSKGTAGDWRAIQGPQSYSWGGTWFGAVKGTKDEANAAKLAIYWSTDKKFQTWQASANTDFVADQKVDEAVAKDYDNNPVKGSPIGTQNPYSLFSEAAKNINGKIITKYDQNIQNLWINDVINPYANGKTTKDKALATFKADVKSAYPELTTD; translated from the coding sequence ATGAAAACTTCAAAAAAAGTTATCTTAGGAACCATTGCTTTGGCTAGTGCGGGGCTGCTTGCAGCTTGTGGTTCATCAACGAGTGCTTCAAAATCATCTACGCCAAAGGCTACAGATAAAAATATCAATCTTTGGACTTTTGCAGATATGAAACCGCAAATCCAAGAATATGAAAAAGAGAATCCCAATGGTTTCAAGATAAAAGAAACAGTTATTCCCTATGCTGATTTCCAAACAAAGCTAGACAAGGTTCTCGGTACAAATAAAGCACCTGACATGGTTGCTTTAGATGCAGGATTTGTGAGTAAATATGTAGACTCAGGAATGCTTGCTAATCTCAAGCCTTATGGTGTTAAGAGTGCTACAAAAGATAGTTTCTCATATACATTAGATATTGGTAAAGATAGCAAAGGTAATCAAGTCGCCATTTCTTATCAAGCTGCTCCAGGAGCTGTTTACTATCGTGCATCATTATTACAAAAATATCTAGGGATTGCACCAGATGACCAAAAAGCAGCTCAACAAGCTTTCTCAAACTGGAATCAGGTAGAAAAAACAGCAGAAACAATTAAAGAAAAATCTGGAGGTAAAGCATATCTCTTCTCATCTTTGCAAGATATGTATATGCCAGCGATTGGTGGACGTACTGAGGGGTGGGTTTCAAAAGATAATAAACTTCAGATTGACCCATCATTACTCACTAACCTTGATTTGATGAAAACATTTGTTGATAAAGGTTTAACACAGAATACTGTGGGACAAAATTCTGACTGGTTTGCAGGAATGTCTTCTGATAACATTGTAGCGTATTCACTACCTTCATGGGGACTATTCTACTGGTTGAAAGACTATTCTAAAGGAACAGCAGGAGATTGGCGAGCAATTCAAGGCCCTCAATCTTATTCATGGGGTGGTACTTGGTTTGGTGCAGTCAAAGGAACTAAAGATGAAGCGAATGCAGCAAAACTTGCAATTTACTGGTCAACAGACAAAAAATTCCAAACTTGGCAAGCATCTGCTAATACGGACTTTGTAGCAGATCAAAAAGTTGATGAAGCTGTTGCAAAAGACTATGACAATAATCCAGTTAAAGGAAGTCCAATTGGTACTCAAAATCCATACTCATTATTCTCAGAAGCAGCTAAAAATATCAATGGTAAAATTATCACTAAATACGACCAAAATATCCAAAACCTTTGGATTAATGATGTGATTAACCCATATGCTAATGGTAAAACAACTAAAGATAAAGCATTGGCAACTTTCAAAGCTGACGTGAAAAGTGCTTATCCTGAATTGACTACCGACTAA
- a CDS encoding carbohydrate ABC transporter permease, whose product MEKHKKKSTKKLKFEKYNRYGYYFLIPFFIGFLLFQLYPIIYTFRIAFTSMNGWQTLSTATNVGFDNFVTLLTKTPLFIQSLQNTLLLWLLNFIPQILMALILAAWWTNRKLALKGSSFFKTVFYLPNMIMAASVAALFMILFSYPQGPANQFLMNLHLISHPFNFLQSVWGTRGITIFLQFWMWYGQTSIVFVAAISSIDESLFEAARIDGASDGQIYRRITMPLMRPIIMYTFVTSFVGGLQVFDIPYLLTQGSGGPLNSVYTLAIFIYNQAFQYRNYGIASAASIILLVIAAIVSIIMFRFFRERTTNTAIGGKK is encoded by the coding sequence ATGGAAAAACATAAAAAAAAATCAACGAAAAAGTTAAAGTTTGAAAAATATAATCGTTATGGTTATTATTTTCTCATTCCGTTTTTCATTGGTTTTCTACTCTTTCAACTCTATCCAATTATTTATACTTTCAGAATAGCTTTTACGAGTATGAATGGTTGGCAGACGTTATCAACAGCAACAAATGTAGGATTCGACAACTTTGTAACTTTACTTACTAAGACACCATTATTTATACAAAGTCTTCAAAATACATTGCTTTTATGGTTGCTTAATTTTATACCACAAATACTGATGGCATTGATTTTGGCAGCATGGTGGACAAATAGGAAACTAGCTCTGAAAGGCTCTAGTTTTTTCAAGACAGTTTTTTATCTTCCTAATATGATTATGGCGGCATCTGTCGCTGCTTTGTTCATGATTTTGTTTTCATATCCTCAGGGTCCAGCTAACCAATTCTTAATGAATTTGCATCTGATTAGTCATCCATTCAACTTCTTACAGTCTGTTTGGGGAACGCGAGGAATTACAATATTCCTTCAGTTTTGGATGTGGTATGGGCAAACTTCGATTGTGTTTGTCGCAGCAATTTCATCTATTGACGAATCATTATTTGAAGCTGCACGTATTGACGGTGCATCTGATGGTCAAATCTATCGTCGTATCACGATGCCTTTGATGCGTCCAATCATCATGTACACTTTCGTAACATCATTTGTCGGAGGCTTGCAAGTTTTCGATATTCCGTATTTGTTAACACAGGGTTCAGGAGGACCTCTTAACTCGGTTTATACTTTGGCTATCTTTATCTACAATCAAGCCTTTCAATATCGTAACTACGGCATTGCATCCGCAGCATCAATTATCTTACTAGTTATTGCTGCAATCGTATCCATTATTATGTTCCGATTCTTCCGAGAAAGAACTACAAATACTGCGATTGGAGGTAAAAAATGA
- a CDS encoding ClbS/DfsB family four-helix bundle protein yields the protein MVKATNKSELIFYSQKNWEKLWKLINDMDEEMKNGTFRFNPEGKKEQHWSRDKNTRDVLAHLYEWHKLLLNFVMKNRQGEHISFLPIPYSWKNYGDMNEKFWEKNQKISFEDLKQQIFQTHQELITLIGTFSNDELYIKKYFNWTGTTSLGQYFQSSLPSHYDWALKKLRLHKKTFQN from the coding sequence ATGGTAAAAGCTACAAATAAATCCGAACTTATTTTCTACTCTCAAAAGAATTGGGAGAAACTTTGGAAATTAATTAATGATATGGATGAAGAAATGAAAAATGGAACTTTTAGATTTAACCCCGAAGGGAAAAAAGAGCAACATTGGTCGAGAGATAAGAATACTAGAGATGTTTTGGCACATTTATATGAGTGGCATAAACTCCTACTCAATTTTGTTATGAAAAATAGACAGGGAGAGCATATCTCCTTTCTGCCCATCCCTTATTCGTGGAAAAATTATGGAGATATGAATGAAAAATTCTGGGAAAAAAATCAAAAAATTTCTTTTGAAGATTTGAAACAACAAATTTTTCAAACACATCAAGAATTAATTACTCTCATTGGTACTTTTTCTAATGATGAATTATATATAAAAAAATATTTCAACTGGACTGGGACAACTAGTCTAGGACAATATTTTCAATCTTCTTTACCTTCCCACTATGACTGGGCTTTGAAAAAGCTAAGGCTTCATAAAAAGACATTTCAAAATTAA
- the hemB gene encoding porphobilinogen synthase, which yields MNLQFNRHRRLRSSETMRSMVRENFIRKEDLIYPLFIVEGENIKKEISSMPGQYQFSLDQLEIEMKVIAQLNIPAVILFGIPDHKDDLGTEAYNDNGILQKAIRQIKASHPDILVIADTCLCEYTDHGHCGMIEHDCVINDESLELLVKTAVSQAKAGADIIAPSNMMDGFVAAIRAGLDEKDFENIPIMSYAVKYASAFYGPFRDAADSAPRTGPFDRKTYQMDPANRLEALREMQSDIDEGADFLIVKPALSYLDITRDVRNNCNLPLVTYNVSGEYAMVKAAAQNGWIDEKRIVIEQLTSMKRAGADMIITYFAKDVAKWLSED from the coding sequence ATGAACTTACAATTTAACCGTCATCGCCGTCTGCGGTCATCTGAGACCATGCGCAGTATGGTACGCGAAAATTTCATTCGCAAAGAAGACCTGATTTATCCTTTATTTATTGTTGAAGGAGAAAATATAAAAAAAGAAATCTCTTCGATGCCAGGTCAATACCAATTTAGCCTTGACCAGTTGGAAATAGAAATGAAGGTCATCGCTCAACTGAACATTCCAGCAGTGATTCTTTTTGGCATTCCTGACCATAAAGACGACCTAGGCACCGAAGCTTACAATGATAATGGAATTTTGCAAAAAGCTATTCGCCAAATTAAAGCGAGTCATCCAGACATTCTTGTTATCGCTGACACTTGCCTGTGTGAATACACAGACCACGGACATTGTGGTATGATTGAGCATGACTGTGTCATTAATGACGAAAGCCTTGAACTTCTTGTGAAAACAGCAGTTTCGCAGGCGAAAGCAGGAGCAGACATTATCGCACCGTCAAATATGATGGACGGTTTTGTAGCTGCAATCCGTGCTGGACTTGATGAAAAGGACTTTGAAAATATTCCCATCATGAGCTATGCGGTCAAGTACGCCTCGGCATTCTACGGCCCATTTCGTGATGCGGCAGACTCTGCCCCACGCACAGGACCCTTTGACCGTAAAACCTATCAAATGGACCCAGCAAATCGCCTTGAAGCCTTGCGTGAAATGCAGTCTGACATTGACGAGGGCGCAGATTTTCTGATTGTCAAGCCTGCACTGTCTTATCTGGACATCACGCGAGATGTACGCAATAACTGCAATCTCCCACTTGTGACTTACAATGTATCCGGCGAATACGCTATGGTTAAAGCAGCAGCGCAGAACGGTTGGATCGACGAAAAACGCATTGTCATTGAGCAGCTAACCAGCATGAAACGTGCAGGAGCGGATATGATTATTACCTACTTTGCAAAAGATGTTGCGAAATGGCTCAGTGAAGATTGA
- the hemA gene encoding glutamyl-tRNA reductase, giving the protein MHLLALSLNYKKVPIELREKLAFAESELAAAMATLKESQSVFENVILSTCNRTEIYAVVDQTKRGEDYLKRFLANWFHLSITTFSGYLDVYQELEVANYLFRVTCGLESLIVGEEQILSQVKSSFLFAQENQATGSVLNTLFKSAITLSKKAHTETLLSRNSVSVGSAAVQLTKNIWSDLSDKKAAVIGAGQMSELSAKYIAAQKIAGLTISNRTYEKAQKLAEHYHAEAVKLTELEKLLTEVDFAFSSTSSKSFILNESLVRIVQAKRDNKPLILFDLAVPRDIEPSVRDITGVKLYDIDDLERLVKFNKSERQKAEKEVEKMILKATDEFKNWLSAQQVTPIIAELQEKSMQIQEKVMETIDHKLTDLSVHDRKVINKLTKSIVNQLLREPILTVKSLATDENSPEKLTLFKQIFNLSEDQKR; this is encoded by the coding sequence ATGCATTTATTAGCTTTAAGTTTAAATTATAAAAAAGTTCCTATAGAACTCCGTGAAAAACTCGCTTTCGCAGAGTCAGAATTGGCAGCAGCGATGGCAACTTTGAAAGAATCGCAATCTGTATTTGAAAATGTGATTTTGTCCACCTGCAATCGGACAGAGATATATGCTGTAGTTGACCAAACGAAGCGAGGTGAAGATTACCTCAAACGCTTCTTGGCAAATTGGTTTCATCTTTCGATTACGACTTTTTCTGGATATTTGGATGTTTATCAAGAATTAGAGGTCGCAAACTATCTTTTTCGAGTGACTTGTGGCCTGGAGTCATTGATTGTTGGGGAAGAACAGATTCTCTCGCAGGTCAAATCGAGCTTTCTCTTCGCTCAGGAAAATCAAGCGACGGGAAGTGTTCTCAATACCTTGTTTAAATCAGCCATTACACTGTCCAAAAAGGCACATACGGAAACCCTTCTGTCTCGAAATTCCGTGTCCGTAGGCTCTGCTGCGGTGCAATTAACCAAAAATATCTGGTCAGATTTATCTGACAAAAAAGCAGCTGTCATTGGTGCAGGACAAATGTCGGAACTTTCAGCGAAATATATTGCCGCCCAGAAGATTGCAGGGCTGACCATTTCTAATCGCACTTATGAGAAAGCGCAGAAACTCGCCGAACACTATCATGCTGAGGCTGTCAAACTGACAGAACTTGAAAAGTTACTGACAGAAGTGGATTTTGCCTTTTCATCAACTTCCAGTAAATCCTTTATTTTAAATGAGAGTCTTGTTCGCATTGTTCAGGCAAAGCGTGACAATAAGCCGCTGATTCTTTTTGATTTGGCGGTGCCAAGAGATATTGAACCATCTGTCAGAGATATCACAGGGGTAAAACTTTACGATATTGATGACTTGGAACGATTGGTCAAATTTAACAAGTCAGAACGGCAGAAAGCAGAAAAAGAAGTAGAAAAAATGATTCTAAAAGCGACTGATGAATTTAAAAACTGGCTGTCAGCGCAACAAGTTACACCAATTATTGCCGAACTTCAAGAAAAATCAATGCAGATTCAAGAAAAAGTCATGGAGACCATTGACCATAAACTGACAGATTTATCCGTTCATGACCGAAAAGTCATCAATAAACTGACAAAATCTATTGTCAATCAGCTTCTGCGTGAGCCCATTTTGACTGTCAAATCACTCGCTACTGATGAAAATTCACCAGAAAAACTGACACTTTTCAAACAAATATTTAACCTGTCAGAAGACCAAAAACGCTGA
- a CDS encoding AraC family transcriptional regulator translates to MKNELENIYHSKINNLNFLLVDIAYRKPHLHFDMEVSFVLEGKGKIRTQEQEFTIQAGQGIIFNSCQIHEFISEQAMKVLVVQFSTTILEIVFPQLDRTNFESQPFDLENNPEVLYFILQAALSYFEEGTHSPLRVHGYTSLVLDGLMEICNYDILSAAQQNKLMDLQERIQRISSYIHEHYTSKISLDDLATREGFSRTYFSHFFKNNFGITFKEYLDNLRCEKARTLLASTNENLLTISYICGFSDIRTLNNAFSKCYGVSPRDYRTNNLNSPSLVEMSFNQDEIDNQRSYNDKESFDLLQHYFDERFTRFVFKR, encoded by the coding sequence GTGAAAAATGAATTGGAGAATATTTATCATTCAAAGATAAACAATCTGAATTTTTTGTTAGTGGATATTGCTTATCGTAAACCCCATTTGCACTTTGATATGGAAGTATCATTTGTTCTTGAAGGAAAAGGAAAAATTAGAACTCAAGAACAAGAATTTACCATCCAAGCAGGGCAAGGTATTATTTTTAATAGTTGCCAGATTCATGAGTTCATCTCAGAGCAAGCCATGAAAGTCTTGGTCGTGCAGTTTAGTACAACGATTCTTGAGATTGTTTTTCCACAGTTGGATCGGACCAACTTTGAGAGCCAACCTTTTGACTTGGAGAATAATCCTGAAGTCCTTTATTTTATTCTTCAAGCAGCTCTGAGCTACTTTGAAGAAGGGACACATTCTCCGCTGCGCGTGCATGGTTATACCTCGTTGGTTCTGGATGGGCTGATGGAAATCTGCAATTATGACATTTTGAGTGCGGCTCAACAAAATAAATTAATGGACTTACAAGAGCGTATCCAACGGATTTCTTCGTACATCCATGAACACTACACCAGCAAGATTTCTCTGGATGATTTAGCTACACGTGAAGGATTTTCTCGGACTTACTTTAGTCACTTTTTTAAAAATAATTTTGGCATTACTTTTAAAGAGTACTTGGATAACTTACGTTGTGAAAAAGCACGCACCCTTCTCGCCTCGACAAATGAAAACTTGCTCACGATTTCCTATATCTGCGGTTTTTCTGATATTAGGACGTTGAATAATGCATTCTCTAAGTGTTATGGTGTTTCTCCAAGGGATTATCGAACGAATAACCTGAACTCTCCCTCATTGGTAGAGATGTCTTTTAATCAAGACGAAATTGATAATCAACGAAGTTATAATGATAAAGAAAGTTTTGATTTGCTTCAGCACTATTTTGATGAGAGGTTTACAAGATTTGTTTTTAAACGTTAA